From Arcobacter sp. CECT 8986, one genomic window encodes:
- a CDS encoding triose-phosphate isomerase, giving the protein MAIIASNFKTNHTRKSTKEFICTVNDFLKKNEISTEVVVFPTATSLDNFDTIPSFCVGAQNAYPTQKGSFTGEIGTEQLDEFGIKTILIGHSERRHILGETQEHVAQKFNFYKELGYKIIYCIGEPLEVKEQGLESTLEYIYEQFVGIDTNYENLILAYEPVWAIGTGVTATNEDIINIHNAIKEKISKPLLYGGSVKVNNVKEICSLGNVDGALIGTASWNQEDFIKIIENTKDI; this is encoded by the coding sequence ATGGCAATAATAGCATCAAATTTCAAAACAAACCATACTAGAAAATCTACAAAAGAGTTTATTTGTACTGTAAATGATTTTTTAAAGAAGAATGAAATATCAACAGAAGTAGTTGTTTTCCCAACGGCTACTTCTTTAGATAATTTTGATACAATTCCTTCTTTTTGTGTAGGTGCACAAAATGCATATCCAACACAAAAAGGTTCATTTACTGGTGAAATTGGAACTGAACAATTAGATGAATTTGGTATAAAAACAATTTTAATTGGTCACAGTGAAAGAAGACACATCTTGGGTGAAACGCAAGAGCATGTAGCCCAAAAATTTAATTTTTATAAAGAGCTAGGTTATAAAATAATCTACTGTATTGGTGAGCCTTTAGAAGTAAAAGAACAAGGATTAGAAAGTACTTTAGAATATATATATGAGCAATTTGTAGGAATTGATACAAACTATGAAAATTTAATTTTAGCATATGAACCTGTTTGGGCCATAGGAACAGGCGTTACAGCTACAAATGAAGATATAATTAATATCCACAATGCAATAAAAGAAAAAATTTCAAAACCTCTACTATATGGAGGTAGTGTAAAAGTAAATAATGTTAAAGAAATTTGTTCTTTAGGAAATGTGGATGGAGCCTTAATTGGAACAGCTTCTTGGAATCAAGAAGACTTTATAAAAATAATAGAAAATACAAAGGATATATAG
- the fabI gene encoding enoyl-ACP reductase FabI, translated as MLMKGKKGVILGVANNKSIAYGIAKACAEQGAEIAFTYLNDALKKRVEPIAAEFGSENLVYPCDVSKPEEIKALKESLEKDLGQIDFIVHSIAFAPKEGLSGRFYDISKEAFDIAMDISVYSLIEVVRELKPLLSENSSVLTLTYYGGAKYIPNYNLMGVAKAALEMTTKYLAEDLGKDGVRVNAISAGPIKTLAAAGIGDFRFMLKWNEAHSPLKKNVTTTEVGNSGMYLLSDLSSAVTGEIHYVDSGFNIMGMPAVNFDEKGRPTIAWNGTDK; from the coding sequence ATGTTGATGAAAGGTAAGAAAGGTGTTATTTTAGGGGTTGCAAATAATAAGTCAATTGCATATGGTATTGCTAAAGCTTGTGCTGAGCAAGGTGCAGAGATTGCATTTACATACTTAAATGATGCACTTAAAAAAAGAGTAGAACCAATTGCAGCTGAATTTGGAAGTGAAAATTTAGTTTACCCTTGTGATGTTAGTAAGCCAGAAGAAATTAAGGCTTTAAAAGAGTCTTTAGAAAAAGATTTAGGTCAAATTGATTTTATTGTTCACTCAATTGCATTTGCTCCAAAAGAGGGACTTTCTGGTAGATTTTATGATATTTCTAAAGAGGCATTTGATATTGCAATGGATATCTCTGTTTATTCACTTATTGAAGTTGTAAGAGAATTAAAACCATTATTAAGTGAAAATTCATCAGTATTAACATTAACATATTATGGTGGGGCTAAATATATTCCTAACTATAACTTAATGGGTGTTGCAAAAGCAGCTTTAGAAATGACAACTAAATATTTAGCTGAAGATTTAGGTAAAGATGGTGTAAGAGTTAATGCAATTAGTGCAGGACCAATCAAAACTTTAGCAGCAGCTGGAATTGGTGATTTCAGATTTATGTTAAAATGGAATGAAGCTCACTCACCATTAAAGAAAAATGTAACTACAACTGAAGTTGGTAACTCTGGTATGTATTTACTTTCAGATTTAAGTAGTGCTGTTACAGGTGAGATTCACTATGTTGATAGTGGATTTAATATTATGGGAATGCCAGCTGTTAATTTTGATGAAAAAGGTAGACCTACAATTGCTTGGAATGGTACTGATAAATAG
- the gap gene encoding type I glyceraldehyde-3-phosphate dehydrogenase, with translation MAVKVAINGFGRIGRCVARIIANRDDVELVAINDTASIEMLEYITKYDTVHGTFDGDVKVEDGYLKMGNINAKLYSTRDASELTFTKDCGAEVILECTGAYLTTEKCQVHLDNGAKKVVMSAPAKDDTPTFVLGVNEDKYEGQAIVSNASCTTNCLGPVAKALDDAFGIEKGLMTTIHSYTNDQNILDVKHKKDKRRSRAGALNMIPTTTGAAKAMKLVMPQLDGKLHGQSVRVPTPNVSMVDVNLLVRKDTTKEEVNALFESKAKELAGIIAVDNDMMVSSDLVGNTNSTIVAADLTQVIGGNMIKVMTWYDNEWGYSSRLIDMAVYVSNK, from the coding sequence ATGGCTGTAAAAGTTGCAATAAATGGTTTTGGAAGAATAGGAAGATGCGTTGCAAGAATTATTGCTAATAGAGATGATGTTGAATTAGTAGCAATTAATGATACTGCATCTATTGAGATGCTAGAGTATATCACTAAATATGATACTGTACATGGTACATTTGATGGTGATGTAAAAGTTGAAGATGGTTATTTAAAAATGGGAAATATAAATGCCAAATTATATTCAACTAGAGACGCAAGTGAACTTACATTTACAAAAGATTGTGGTGCAGAGGTTATTTTAGAGTGTACTGGTGCATATTTAACAACTGAGAAATGTCAAGTACATTTAGATAATGGTGCAAAAAAAGTAGTTATGTCAGCACCTGCAAAAGATGATACTCCAACATTTGTTTTAGGAGTAAATGAAGATAAATATGAAGGTCAAGCGATTGTTTCAAATGCTTCTTGTACAACTAACTGTTTAGGACCAGTTGCAAAAGCACTTGATGATGCATTTGGAATTGAAAAAGGTTTAATGACAACTATTCACTCATATACAAATGACCAAAATATTTTAGATGTAAAACACAAAAAAGATAAAAGAAGATCAAGAGCTGGTGCTTTAAATATGATTCCAACAACAACAGGTGCAGCAAAGGCTATGAAACTTGTTATGCCTCAACTTGATGGTAAATTACATGGTCAAAGTGTAAGAGTTCCAACTCCAAATGTTTCAATGGTTGATGTAAACTTACTTGTAAGAAAAGATACAACAAAAGAAGAAGTAAATGCATTATTTGAATCAAAAGCAAAAGAGTTAGCTGGAATTATTGCAGTTGACAATGATATGATGGTTTCAAGTGATTTAGTTGGAAATACTAATTCTACAATTGTTGCAGCAGATTTAACACAAGTTATTGGTGGAAATATGATTAAAGTTATGACTTGGTATGACAATGAGTGGGGTTACTCTTCAAGACTTATAGATATGGCTGTTTACGTATCTAATAAATAG
- a CDS encoding phosphoglycerate kinase, which produces MNLQEIKNLDITGKRVFIRCDFNVPIDEYSNITDDRRIRSALNTIRYCIDNDCSIILASHFGRPKNGYEEKYSLKPIAKRLHTLLKQDIKMAEDVIGEKTLNTASSLKSGEILLLENMRFEAGETKNDETLSKTLASMAEVYINDAFGVSHRAHASVEGIAKYFDINHKAAGFLLAKEIKFFHHIVHNPKRPFVSIVGGSKVSGKLEALHNLVPKVDKIIIGGGMAFTFLKALGYEVGKSLVEDDLIPEAIKIMDQAKELGVKFYLPVDVVVAETFDSETVAKATTIQEIPQDWMGLDIGPASALLFEQALTDANTILWNGPMGVYEMEKFAKGSAKVSHAVASSYATTVVGGGDTADLVRVTGDEDNMTFISTGGGASLELIEGKILPGVKALLIED; this is translated from the coding sequence ATGAATTTACAAGAGATTAAAAATTTAGATATAACTGGAAAAAGAGTTTTCATAAGATGTGATTTTAATGTTCCTATTGATGAATATAGTAATATTACAGATGATAGAAGAATTAGAAGTGCATTAAATACAATTAGATATTGTATTGATAATGATTGTTCTATTATTCTTGCATCACATTTTGGAAGACCTAAAAATGGTTATGAAGAAAAATACTCATTAAAGCCAATTGCAAAAAGATTACATACTTTATTAAAACAAGATATAAAAATGGCAGAAGATGTAATTGGTGAAAAAACTTTAAATACTGCATCATCTTTAAAATCAGGTGAAATTCTTTTACTTGAGAATATGAGATTTGAAGCTGGTGAAACAAAAAATGATGAGACTCTAAGTAAAACTCTTGCTTCAATGGCAGAAGTATATATCAATGATGCATTTGGTGTATCTCACAGAGCACATGCTTCTGTTGAAGGTATAGCTAAATATTTTGATATAAATCATAAAGCAGCAGGATTTTTATTAGCAAAAGAGATTAAATTTTTCCATCATATTGTACATAATCCAAAAAGACCTTTTGTATCAATTGTTGGTGGGTCAAAAGTATCTGGAAAATTAGAAGCTTTACATAACTTAGTTCCAAAAGTTGATAAGATAATTATTGGTGGAGGAATGGCTTTTACATTTTTAAAAGCATTAGGTTATGAAGTTGGTAAATCTTTAGTTGAAGATGATTTAATTCCTGAAGCTATTAAAATAATGGATCAAGCAAAAGAACTTGGTGTTAAATTTTATTTACCTGTTGATGTTGTTGTTGCAGAAACTTTTGACTCTGAAACAGTTGCAAAAGCTACAACAATACAAGAGATTCCACAAGATTGGATGGGATTAGATATTGGTCCAGCTTCAGCGCTTTTATTTGAGCAAGCTTTAACAGATGCAAATACAATTCTATGGAATGGCCCTATGGGTGTATATGAAATGGAAAAATTTGCAAAAGGTAGTGCAAAAGTTTCTCATGCTGTTGCTAGTTCTTATGCTACAACAGTAGTTGGTGGTGGAGATACTGCTGACTTGGTTAGAGTTACAGGCGATGAAGATAATATGACTTTTATAAGTACAGGTGGTGGAGCTTCATTAGAATTAATTGAAGGAAAAATACTTCCTGGTGTAAAAGCATTATTAATTGAGGATTAA